A single Cannabis sativa cultivar Pink pepper isolate KNU-18-1 chromosome 7, ASM2916894v1, whole genome shotgun sequence DNA region contains:
- the LOC133039607 gene encoding uncharacterized protein LOC133039607, with protein MAGVEAIGISKPRTDPDDVDRGLRGKGTMVTVSKLELDQAQLVVMNNNAESRDDAREVQNSGIRIVAETMHFASAKDRNPVLGTMTYYGVIEEIWELNYFAFRIPLFKCSWVDNNVGVKTDELGFTLVDLTTENAAEQEEEGEVAGEAYVPQPYAPQDEVQPQIYAEEFISLNDQGILYNFDDHAALNQQVHLCSDNIDNIVARGYLYEHVGEIKVHCKDYDDSHARIMVSEILQEDAEIPVPLEEFRYVRDVYQMFLPWPKHLILTTEGPLAQPPSRRDASKGKAPMLSPQSRGAREDELFTEEKMALIPNSLKWMIHEFLRLKDKRDIITISVPRGFIAPRTQIILSREDLQQVATCNYIGNQGMLFGMMHIWESINGLRKIFKFYDPELLTVHGISDEERVDLLTMRQDDWLIGYH; from the exons ATGGCTGGAGTTGAGGCAATAGGAATTAGCAAACCAAGAACTGACCCAGATGATGTTGATAGAGGATTAAGGGGCAAAGGGACAATGGTGACAGTGTCCAAGCTTGAACTAGATCAAGCTCAATTAGTCGTGATGAACAATAACGCAGAG TCAAGAGATGATGCTCGAGAGGTTCAAAATAGTGGTATACGTATCGTCGCAGAAACTATGCACTTTGCAAGTGCAAAAGATAGAAACCCTGTTTTAGGTACTATGACGTATTACGGGGTCATTGAAGAAATATGGGAGCTCAATTATTTTGCGTTCCGAATTCCACTTTTTAAGTGTTCTTGGGTTGACAACAACGTTGGAGTAAAAACCGACGAGCTTggttttactttggttgatttaa cgACGGAGAACGccgccgaacaagaggaagaaggagaggtggctggtgaggcgtatgttccacaaccatacgctcctcaggatgaggtacaaccacaaatttatgctgaggagttcatttccctcaacgaccaaggtatcctatacaattttgatgaccatgcggcccttaatcagcaagtacatctctgctctgacaacatcgacaatattgtggcccgagggtatttgtacgagcatgtgggtGAGATCAAAGTACACTGCAAGgattacgatgattcacatgctcggatcatggtttcggaaatcctgcaagaggacgctgaaatcccagtcccaCTTGAAGAGttcagatatgttagggacgtgtaccagatgttccttccttggcctaaacacttaattttaacaaccgag ggtccactcgctcaaccgccctcaagacgtgatgcgtcaaaggggaaagctccgatgctttctccacaaagccgtggtgcacgggaagatgagttgttcacggaagagaagatggcgttgatccctaattcgctgaaatggatgattcatgaattcctaaggctcaaagataaacgtgatataatcacaatttctgtccctcgaggattcattgcaccgcgtacccagatcattttatctagagaggatttgcagcaggttgctacgtgtaactacatcggcaaccagggaatgctgtttggaatgat gcacatatgggagagcatcaacggtctgagaaaaattttcaagttttacgacccagagcttctcacagTGCATGGGATCAGCGATGAAGAACGAGTCGatcttttgacgatgcggcaagacgattggctaattggttatcattaa
- the LOC115696343 gene encoding uncharacterized protein LOC115696343, giving the protein MRGIAWNCRGLGQTSTVRELKSLIRLRSPNFIFLTELKVDASSLLLVVREIGDIFGGPWLILGNTNFVLSESERVGSKGRDQFIPVISNLVNSRGLISMAIQGDCLTWDNHHSGTNHVKSALDKGLANGVWISLFPKAALYSSQTSTSDHRPLCLLFGGLEDKIRRSFKFQEAWTRDERSRLVVDSAWKSQFGKIDTLIRDLERRLDLIQMLPVGSRDWETERNLRSSLNEARVRKDLYWKKRVRVSWLKDGDKCSKFFFLTASIRGRRNAVECILNKDNMWISKRQEIGNEFMEFFQGIFTGSETGIEMNCIDLIHDRLSLEDQAELIRRPSCEKIKATLFFMSNNKAPRPDGMSVLFFKHYWESVENDFCEAVLDFFHSGRMHKGVNATNIVLNPKVQNPKRPSHFRPISLCNVVYKVISKIIANRIKPVLPRLICPTQAAFVPGRNIQDNNVIAQEIILSFNRKKGREGLFAIKIDLMKAYDRMSWRFIDHIIDCFGGGPIISHIFFVDDLILVGKANLEEAKGYWDCLEKFCSWSGQKVNKMKTSIFFSQNTPNGMKQGIKALLGIGSPEGNVKYLGLPLFRSRQKDADFNFILDNLTSKLHGWKAKTLSKAGRATLIKSVGLSLPMYAMQTTKLSNRLATKIDGLVRDFWWGSEKVNHGLHLKAWDKFFLPKSLGGLGF; this is encoded by the exons ATGAGAGGCATTGCTTGGAACTGTAGAGGGTTAGGGCAGACCTCTACAGTTCGTGAGTTGAAGTCCTTGATTCGGTTGCGCTCCCCGAATTTCATCTTTCTGACCGAACTCAAAGTTGATGCTTCATCTTTG CTGTTGGTAGTGCGTGAG ATAGGGGATATATTTGGTGGACCGTGGCTCATCTTGGGTAACACGAACTTTGTCCTTAGTGAATCTGAACGAGTTGGATCTAAAGGTAGAGATCAGTTCATTCCGGTAATCTCCAACTTGGTGAATTCCAGGGGTCTGATCAGTATGGCCATCCAGGGAGACTGTCTGACCTGGGATAATCACCACTCTGGAACCAACCATGTCAAATCGGCCCTGGACAAAGGGCTAGCTAATGGAGTGTGGATTAGTCTTTTCCCAAAGGCAGCTCTCTACTCTTCCCAGACCTCAACTTCGGATCACCGTCCTCTATGTTTGCTTTTTGGGGGTTTGGAGGATAAAATCCGAAGGAGTTTTAAGTTTCAGGAAGCCTGGACTAGGGATGAAAGGAGTAGATTAGTGGTGGATTCTGCTTGGAA ATCCCAATTTGGAAAAATTGACACTCTAATTCGTGATCTGGAGAGGAGACTGGATCTTATTCAAATGCTTCCGGTGGGCTCTAGAGATTGGGAGACTGAAAGAAATTTGCGTAGCTCTCTTAACGAGGCCCGTGTGAGGAAAGATCTGTATTGGAAAAAAAGGGTCAGGGTCTCTTGGCTGAAAGATGGTGATAAGTGCTCCAAGTTCTTCTTTCTAACTGCTTCTATCAGAGGGAGAAGAAATGCCGTTGAGTGCATTCTCAATAAAGATAATATGTGGATCTCCAAAAGACAGGAAATAGGCAATGAATTCATGGAATTCTTCCAAGGAATTTTCACGGGGTCGGAGACTGGAATTGAGATGAATTGCATCGACTTAATCCATGATAGACTATCTTTGGAAGACCAGGCCGAGCTCATTAGACGACCCTCCTGTGAGAAAATTAAGGCCACCCTGTTTTTCATGAGTAATAACAAAGCGCCAAGACCAGATGGAATGTCGGTTTTGTTTTTTAAACACTATTGGGAATCTGTTGAGAATGACTTTTGCGAAGCTGTCTTGGATTTCTTCCACTCAGGGCGTATGCACAAAGGCGTCAATGCTACTAATATTGTCCTTAATCCTAAGGTTCAGAACCCTAAGAGACCGAGCCATTTTCGACCAATCTCTCTATGCAATGTGGTATATAAGGTAATATCCAAGATCATTGCTAACAGAATCAAGCCAGTGTTACCTAGACTCATCTGCCCTACTCAAGCTGCCTTTGTGCCTGGGAGGAATATTCAGGATAATAATGTGATTGCCCAGGAAATTATCCTCTCGTTTAATAGGAAAAAAGGCAGAGAAGGTCTGTTTGCTATAAAGATTGACCTCATGAAAGCTTATGATAGGATGAGTTGGAGATTTATTGATCATATTATTGATTGCTTTGGG GGGGGCCCTATTATATCCCATATCTTCTTCGTCGATGACCTCATTCTGGTTGGCAAAGCCAATCTAGAGGAGGCCAAAGGATATTGGGATTGTCTTGAGAAGTTTTGCTCCTGGTCTGGTCAGAAGGTGAATAAAATGAAGACCTCCATTTTCTTTAGTCAGAATACTCCCAACGGCATGAAACAAGGGATCAAGGCTCTGCTGGGTATAGGATCACCGGAAGGAAATGTCAAGTATTTAGGTCTCCCTCTTTTCAGATCGAGACAAAAGGATGCAGATTTTAACTTCATTCTGGATAACTTGACTTCGAAATTACATGGTTGGAAAGCTAAGACTCTTTCAAAAGCGGGAAGGGCGACGCTAATCAAGTCGGTAGGTCTCTCTCTTCCTATGTATGCTATGCAAACTACTAAGCTTTCCAACCGTCTTGCTACTAAGATTGACGGTTTGGTTCGTGACTTCTGGTGGGGCTCTGAGAAGGTTAATCATGGGCTTCACCTAAAAGCATGGGACAAATTCTTCCTCCCCAAGTCTTTAGGGGGGTTGGGCTtctga